A single genomic interval of Chrysemys picta bellii isolate R12L10 chromosome 8, ASM1138683v2, whole genome shotgun sequence harbors:
- the LOC135972989 gene encoding uncharacterized protein LOC135972989: MQSSPAVMAVQSGNRKRAPAWTDREVLDLIAVWGDESVLSELRSKRRNAKIYEKISKDMAERGYSRDATQCRVKIKELRQGYQKTKEANGRSGSHPQTSRFYEALHSILGAAATTTPPVTVDSEDGILSTAGSSDMLGDGEDEEGDEEGEAVGSSHNADFPDSQDLFITLTEIPYEASPAITPDTESGEGSATPSATVSQPSLESHSQRLARIRRRKKRTREDMFSELMASSQAQAAQQTQWRENLTRMHQANMDREERWRQEDQQATQTLLGLLREQTDTLRRLVDVLQERRQEDRAPLQSISNRPPPPPSPIPTSPKVQRRRGGRVPANSHSTPAESSSSRRLSFPKI, translated from the exons tccagcagtgatggccgtgcagtctgggaatagaaagagagccccagcatggactgatcgtgaagtcttggatctcatcgctgtgtggggcgatgagtccgtgctttccgagctgcgatccaaaagaaggaatgcaaagatctacgagaagatctctaaagacatggcagagagaggatacagccgggatgcaacgcagtgccgcgtgaaaatcaaggagctgagacaaggctaccagaagaccaaagaggcaaacggacgctccggatcccatccccagacatcccgtttctacgaggcactgcattccatcctcggtgctgccgccaccactaccccaccagtgaccgtggactctgaggatgggatactgtccacggccggttcctcagacatgttaggggacggggaagatgaggaaggagatgaggagggcgaggcagttggcagctctcacaacgctgatttccccgacagccaggatctcttcatcacccttacagagatcccctacgaagcgtccccagccattaccccggacacagaatctggtgaaggatcagcca ccccgtctgcgactgtctcacaacctagcctggaatcacactcccagaggctagcgcggattaggcgtaggaagaagaggacacgggaggacatgttctctgagcttatggcctcttcccaagcccaggcagcacagcagacccagtggcgggagaacttgacccgaatgcaccaagccaacatggatcgggaggagaggtggcggcaggaagaccagcaggcgactcaaacgctgcttggactactgagggagcaaacggacacgctccggcgccttgtggatgttctgcaggaacggaggcaggaggacagagccccgctgcagtccatctctaaccgccctcccccgccaccaagtcccatacccacctcacccaaagtgcaaagaaggagaggcggcagagtccctgctaactctcactccacccctgcagagagctctagtagcagaaggctctcatttcccaaaatttga